TGGGCAAGCCTTACACCACGACGGCGGCGTTGTTACGGCTGATCGAGTCGCTGCAGCTGTCCAGCGGCAAGTCTCTGGGCATCGATGCGCTGACCTTCGCCGAAGCCGACGACACTACGCAAATGCGTCTGCTGCATGACGGGATGGTGCACGCGGGTGTGCTGTCCGAACGCGCGTCATTCGACGCGATGCAGGGCCCGGTGCGCACTTTCGCCACCGCGCTGCGCACGGTCTATCGGCCGGCTCTGGCGTATACCGGGCCGGTGCGTCTGGCGCTGGTGGACGACCCGACGCTGGACGCATCAGGCAACCAGCGCGAACAGGCGGCGATGCTCGAAGGCTGGCAGCGCGAGGCCCGGGATCTCTCGGTATGGTACGGCCCCGGCAACCACTTCACGATCCTCAAGGCGCCCAACGTCTTCAGTCTTGCGGCGTGGTGGCATGACGGGCTGACAGTGGCGGCGGGTCAAGTGTTGTCCTGATTGAAGTTTCTATCCTGGAGCCCGGCCGCTGGCCGGGCTCAACCCTGAACGGAATTGTGGTCATTTATGGAACAGTCGAAGTTGCGCAAAGTCGGTCTGGGTATCGCGTTGACGCTGGTGGCCGGGTTGCTGTTTTACACGGTGCAGGCGCCGGCCGAAGCACCGCAATACCTGACTGCCACGGTCGAACGCGGTGACATTGAAAACGCAGTGCTGGCCACCGGATTGCTGGAAGGCATCAAGCAGGTGGACGTCGGCGCCCAGGTCTCGGGGCAGTTGAAGTCGTTGAAGGTCAAGGTCGGCGACAAGGTCAAGAAGGGTCAATGGCTGGCGGAAATCGATCCGCTGGTGTTGCAGAACACCTTGCGTCAGGCGCAGGTCGACGAGGAAAACCTGCAAGCACAGCGCCGGGCGACTCAGGCTCAGCTGCGACAGACCAAAGCGATCTACGAGCGCTATCAGAATCTGCAAGAAGACGCCTCGATCTCGCGGCAGGATTTCGAAACTGCTCAATCCAACTACGAGGTGCAGCAGGCCAATCTGTTGTCGCTGGATGCGCAGATCAAGAGCGCGCATATCCAGATCGACACGGCCAAGGTCAACCTGGCCTACACGCGGATCGTCGCGCCCATCGACGGCGACGTGGTGGGCATCGTGACTCAGGAAGGGCAGACCGTGATCGCCAACCAACTGGCGCCGATCCTGCTCAAACTCGCGGATCTGGACACCATGACCGTCAAGGCTCAGGTGTCGGAGGCTGACGTCATTCACATCGCGCCGGGACAGGAGGTGTACTTCACCATTCTCGGCGAGGACAAACGTTATTACGGCAAGCTGCGCGGTACCGAGCCTGCGCCGCAGAACTTCCTGGAAACCCCGCCCGCCGGCACGCCGAAGCAGAACACGGCGGTGTTCTACAACGCGCTGTTCGAGGTTCCGAACCCCGATCATCGCCTGCGTATTTCCATGACGGCTCAGGTGCGGGTGGTGCTCGATACCGCCAAATCGGTGCTGATGATTCCGGTGGCGGCACTGGGGCCGCGCAACCACGACGGCAGTTTCCCGGTGCGGGTGCTGGACGCCAAGGGCCAGGCGCAATCGCGCAATGTGCAGACCGGAATCAACAACAACGTCAAGGTGCAGGTCAACGACGGCCTGGCCGAAGGCGACCGGGTGGTGATCGGTGATCCGGTGGCGAAAGTGGCAGGGGCATGAGCATGACCGAACCTCTGCTGCAACTGACCGGTATCAGCCGCAGTTTCACCGCGGGCGACCGTGAATTTTTGGCGCTGAAGAACATCGACCTGACGATCCATGCCGGGGAAATGGTGGCGATCATCGGCGCCTCGGGCTCCGGCAAATCGACCTTGATGAACATCCTCGGCTGCCTCGATTACGCCACGGCCGGCAGCTACAAGATCAATGGCCGGGAAACCCGGGATCTGGACAATCAGGCGCTGGCCGAACTGCGTCGTGACTATTTCGGCTTCATCTTCCAGCGCTATCACTTGCTGCCGCATCTGAGCGCGATGCACAACGTCGAGATGCCGGCGATCTACGCCGGCACGCCGGAGCCACAACGGCATGCCCGGGCCCGTGAGTTGTTGGCGCGCCTTGGGCTGGAAGGGCACCTGACGCATCGTCCGAGCCAGCTATCGGGCGGTCAGCAGCAGCGGGTGAGTATCGCCCGGGCCTTGATGAACGGCGGCGAAGTAATTCTCGCGGATGAGCCGACCGGCGCCCTCGACACCACCAGCGGCAAGGAGGTGATGCGCATCCTGCTGGAGCTGCACGCGGCCGGGCATACGGTGATTCTGGTGACTCACGACCCCAAGGTCGCGGCCAATGCCGAGCGCATCATCGAGGTCAGCGACGGCGAAATCCTCAGCGATCGCCACAACGAGCGCGATACCACGGCACTGACCAATGAGGACGCGGTCCCCAAGTCCACGGCAGCGCGGCGTCTGGTGGCCAGCCTCGGGTTGTTCAAGGAGGCCTTCAACATGGCCTGGGTCGCGCTGATCTCTCATCGGATGCGTACCTTGCTGACCATGCTCGGGATCGTCATCGGCATCACCTCGGTGGTGTCGATCTCGGCCATCGGCGAAGGGGCCAAACGCTATGTGCTGAAGGACATTCAGGCCATCGGCAGCAACACCATCGATATCTATTCCGGCACCAGTTTCGGCGACAGTCGTTCGGCGGCCATCGAAACCCTGGTACCGGCGGATGTGACGGCGCTCAATCAGCTGTATTACGTCGACAGCGCCACGCCGGTGGTCGGGCGCAATCTATTGCTGCGTTATCGCAACATCGACCTCGATGCCCAGGTCAACGGCGTCAGCGATCTGTACTTTCAGGTGCGCGGGATCAAGATGGAGTCGGGCATCCCGTTCAGCGAAAGCGATGCCCGGCGCCAGGCGCAGGTGGTGGTGATCGATCACAACACCCACCAACGGTTGTTCGGTGAGGGAGTCGATCCGCTGGGGCAGGTGATCCTGATCGGCAATTTGCCGTGCACCGTGATTGGCGTGGCGGCGGAGAACAAGAACATCTTCTCGTCGAGCAAGTCGCTCAACGTCTGGGTGCCTTATGAAACCGCAGCCGGGCGGCTGTTGGGCCAGCGTTATCTGGACAGCATCAGCGTGCGGATCAAGGACGGCCAGCCGAGCAAGGTGGTGGAGGACAACGTCAACAAATTGATGCTGCAGCGTCACGGCACCAAGGATTTCTTCACCAACAACCTCGACAGCGTGATGCAGACCGTGCAGAAAACCAGCCGCTCGCTGGCACTGTTGCTGTCGCTGATTGCGGTGATTTCGCTGGTGGTGGGCGGCATCGGGGTGATGAACATCATGCTGGTGTCGGTCACCGAGCGTACCCGCGAAATCGGCATTCGCATGGCAGTGGGGGCGCGGCAGTCGGACATTCGTCAGCAGTTTCTGGTGGAGGCGGTGATGGTCTGTTTGCTGGGTGGCGCTATCGGTATCTCTCTTAGTTACGCGATCGGTCACCTGTTTTCGCTGTTCATCAAAGAGTGGGAAATGGTGTTCTCGCTGACTTCTGTGCTGACAGCGGTGATCTGCTCGACGCTGATCGGCATCGTGTTCGGCTTTGTGCCGGCGCGCAATGCGTCGCGGCTCGACCCGATCGAGGCCTTGGCGCGGGACTGAGCGGCGGGCATGAAAAAACCGCCGTCCTTGGCAAGGGCGGCGGTTTATTTACAGGCGCGTGAACGATCAGGCCGCGTTGGAAGGATCGCAGGCGGCCGGGCAGTCTTCAGGTGAATACATCCAGCGCATCAGCGAATGGCGGCCGCTGATCCCCAGTTTGATGGCAGCGCGCTTGAGGTAGCTCTCGACGGTGTTGACCTTCAGTTGCAACTGCTCGGCCAGTTCAGGCGCGGTGCGGCCGGCGAGGAGGCCGACGCACACTTCCATTTCACGGTTGGACAGGCTCAAGCCAAGTTGCTGCACGCGCTCGCAGAAGCGCAATCGCAGGGTTTCCAGGCCTTGCAGCGAGGCTTCGGTCGCTGCGGCTTGCGCCTCGGGATCCGCATTCGCCGGCTGCAGCGCGTGGATGTGCTTTTCCACCATCGGCAGCAACACCGGGGAGATATCCTGCAACAGGCTGCGCTCCCGGGCGGAAAAGCGCTTCGACGGCCCGCAGCGGTACACGGAAATCACATAACGGTAACCGTCCTTGCGTCGGGTCAAGTGCAACTGCGAAGCATCGGTGACCGTGGAGGGTTCTGGCGTGGGCAGGTCACTGTTGCCGGGATCGGTACTCAGTTCGGAGTACACCGTCTCGGCCGTCAGTGCCGCCTCTTTGGGGCATTCAGGCTCCGTGCGCGGTTGCGCACGTCCGACCGGCTCTACGCGCATCTGCCGGATATGTGTGGCATCCACGGCCAGCTGGGTGAGGATCAGGTCATGCAGCATTCGCGGAAAATGCCGGCTGCCGGTGCTGGCGATGACTTTGCCGATGTGAGGGAACAGATGTGAGTTCATGTGTTTCATCCATGAGTAGCAATGGGGGAATTGCGCTTTCCCGACTCTCCGGCTGATGTCCTGGGCCGGCGACCACAAATCGGGAAATTGGATCCTATCCTAGTACAACGTTTGAGCGACGGTTTAATGAAGGGGCTATTAGCTCATAA
The window above is part of the Pseudomonas fluorescens genome. Proteins encoded here:
- a CDS encoding helix-turn-helix transcriptional regulator, with the translated sequence MNSHLFPHIGKVIASTGSRHFPRMLHDLILTQLAVDATHIRQMRVEPVGRAQPRTEPECPKEAALTAETVYSELSTDPGNSDLPTPEPSTVTDASQLHLTRRKDGYRYVISVYRCGPSKRFSARERSLLQDISPVLLPMVEKHIHALQPANADPEAQAAATEASLQGLETLRLRFCERVQQLGLSLSNREMEVCVGLLAGRTAPELAEQLQLKVNTVESYLKRAAIKLGISGRHSLMRWMYSPEDCPAACDPSNAA
- a CDS encoding MacB family efflux pump subunit; the protein is MTEPLLQLTGISRSFTAGDREFLALKNIDLTIHAGEMVAIIGASGSGKSTLMNILGCLDYATAGSYKINGRETRDLDNQALAELRRDYFGFIFQRYHLLPHLSAMHNVEMPAIYAGTPEPQRHARARELLARLGLEGHLTHRPSQLSGGQQQRVSIARALMNGGEVILADEPTGALDTTSGKEVMRILLELHAAGHTVILVTHDPKVAANAERIIEVSDGEILSDRHNERDTTALTNEDAVPKSTAARRLVASLGLFKEAFNMAWVALISHRMRTLLTMLGIVIGITSVVSISAIGEGAKRYVLKDIQAIGSNTIDIYSGTSFGDSRSAAIETLVPADVTALNQLYYVDSATPVVGRNLLLRYRNIDLDAQVNGVSDLYFQVRGIKMESGIPFSESDARRQAQVVVIDHNTHQRLFGEGVDPLGQVILIGNLPCTVIGVAAENKNIFSSSKSLNVWVPYETAAGRLLGQRYLDSISVRIKDGQPSKVVEDNVNKLMLQRHGTKDFFTNNLDSVMQTVQKTSRSLALLLSLIAVISLVVGGIGVMNIMLVSVTERTREIGIRMAVGARQSDIRQQFLVEAVMVCLLGGAIGISLSYAIGHLFSLFIKEWEMVFSLTSVLTAVICSTLIGIVFGFVPARNASRLDPIEALARD
- the macA gene encoding macrolide transporter subunit MacA, translated to MEQSKLRKVGLGIALTLVAGLLFYTVQAPAEAPQYLTATVERGDIENAVLATGLLEGIKQVDVGAQVSGQLKSLKVKVGDKVKKGQWLAEIDPLVLQNTLRQAQVDEENLQAQRRATQAQLRQTKAIYERYQNLQEDASISRQDFETAQSNYEVQQANLLSLDAQIKSAHIQIDTAKVNLAYTRIVAPIDGDVVGIVTQEGQTVIANQLAPILLKLADLDTMTVKAQVSEADVIHIAPGQEVYFTILGEDKRYYGKLRGTEPAPQNFLETPPAGTPKQNTAVFYNALFEVPNPDHRLRISMTAQVRVVLDTAKSVLMIPVAALGPRNHDGSFPVRVLDAKGQAQSRNVQTGINNNVKVQVNDGLAEGDRVVIGDPVAKVAGA